atatttctaagaggaaacgtggaattggctctttctggataacatcagcaggtatgagactttattctcCTAATTTCAGGCTCTAGGTGAACCTTGAATGAGTCGTTAGCGAGCGTCAACAGTTAACACTGGAGGAGAGAATtttgagatcaagacgggtctcattacgatggtgtaGAGCAGCCCTTTCTATGGCCAGGCCAATCAGGATGACAACGCTCATCTCCAACAGTTCTctacagtacttttgttatcaagggagtATCGCAAGATGCGATCCGGCTCCGTTTGTTCCCGTTCTCTCTtctggggagagcgaagcaatggttctATGCTAAAAAGACTGCTGTGGACacctgggacaaatgtgccatggcattcctcgcaaaattcttcccaacgggcaaaaccaatgctcttcgcgGAAGGATTTCAGACTTCCAGCAGgaatcaaatgagtcaattcctgaagcttaggagagacttcaggagtacattcttgcgtgtccgcaccatggaatagAAAATTGGCTCATTCTCCAAAACTTCTATAACGGGTTGACGCAATCTTCCCGTGATGATATGGATGCCGCTgcggtggagctttcttctcgctgaccattgaaagagctacagcactaatcgagaagatggtgtccaaccaaggttggagcacTGATCGTCTCCAACCACGCCAGCGAgccatgcactccgtcaaggaggctgacatgctcgctatgaagattgatctttTCCTCAAGAAATTCGAGGATTATTTTCAAGACAAGGCTCAAATGcagacacttcaagccttggaaactcgcatgacatgCGAGGTCTATGAGAATGTTGGACATTAGAGTGATAACTacccagaaacccaagaggaAGCTCTATATCTTAATAGTAacaacaatgggtttcgtccacgaGGAGGTCaagggtggaatcaaccacgcccatattatcaaggaggtaatggCAATTCAAAATCTTTCAATTCTTACCAACCTACCTTGAGGGATTTTGTCtatggccaagcgaagatcaatgagtcccttgagaagaagttggccgctacagacaaatctatggagaccatccatgctaAAATGCACGGCTTCTCCACTGCCatcaagaaccagctgagtttcaacaagatgattgaAACTCAACTAACTCAAGTGGCTGCCGCCATCCCCCCTGCTATGGAGAATGTTAAGGCGATCACGACACGGGGAGGTAAAACTACTCAAGATCCGCCTTATCCTAAACATGCCAACAGGAAGAAGGCAAGCCTGATGGCAGAAGAACCACCTCGAGAGGAAGAACCCgagaaggttcatgaaggaAAAATGGCTCCGCACGAATTCTATGACACCCAAGTATTGTCGTTCCCTATGAGGGCAAAGAAACCAAATACAAATGACCAGTTCAACCGATTTGTTGAGGTGATCCAGCAAGTGAACATCAATGTGCCTTTGATGGATGCGATGGAGGTTCCAACCTACGCCCACTACCTTAAGGACATAATTAACAACAAGCGGCCTCTGCCAACTACTGAAGTGATCCAGCTCACTGAGGCATGTAGTGCAGCTATACTTCAACAATTGCCCGAAAAGAAAAAGGATCCAGGGTGCCCCACTATCATTTGTTCAATAGGGGCACAGAGCTTTGACAAGGCCCTATGTGATCTGGGTGCCAGTGTCAGTGTAATGCCTAAGGCAGTATTTGATCAGCTCAACCACTCAGTGTTGACTCCAACACCTATGCAGTTGCAGTTGGCCGATTCTTTGGTATGACACCCAGAGGGAATCGCTGAGGATGTCCCAGTAAGAGTACGGGACTGTTTCATTCCGGTTGACTTTGTGGTACTTGATATGGATAATCAGAAGGAAACCACTCTCATCCTGGGCGGCCATTCCTCAATACCACCGACGCACACATCAATGTTGGGGCCAAAGAAATTCGACTCCACATCAATGTTAGAGAGGAGAAATTTGACTTCCGGCCTAAGAAGGAGCAATGCTTAATGATTCGGgtcaaatttgggccaaattctcagaaaatcaaagaagtcgAAGTCACACCTTCTCAGAAAGACAGTCTTATAACTTTCATGAAGACATTTATGAAAGATGATCAAGCAAACTCAAAAAGGTCTAAGAAGAAGGGTAAATCAAAGGTCACAGAGACCGAGGATCCTGCTCCTGTGCCGTCTacaccaccaaagaagaccaagaaagcatggcgcaagaagaagaagacgtcatcgcccgctactacttctccaggtacggacgaaatgacctcaacctgatcaggtatggagaaaggtcctgcttttcggaccctaaaccaagagctagcttgggggaggtcctctcccctaagtcaactgtatcctttatttgcttttgaataaaatttgataaaaactttcaaaacaaaatgaacatactgctttatttccctttattcatgcgcggtaagaatgttttaacttcttatgaaagttgaaaggatgagttttgctttattCTACCTTATCTGTTGTGTTTAGTTTGGCAATAaaagttctcttgagtttaagtCTGTTGGCTATGTAAACGCTttgccaatgaacctgaaagttccgtgggttgcatgtgcttgatccaagtctaagctattgtgagtatagatatggtaaataaagttATACAAACTTgctctagtgatgcttgaaatctggagtcttttgttttcgaaaagctaaaaaggcaagttcctcaGTGATAAGcaagtcctaccagagccatatgttttattccatgAGAAAACCTTACATATATGATGCTTGACATTCTGTTGAGTTtagtcaaattgtgtgaccctagtgagatccttttcatgctttctcgattacaagcacgtacacgtcccatccatgtGCGACATTCCTATACCaggaattagcaccaccatccatccaTTTTTACTCCATGCTTTGGTAAACTCTCTCTTAGAACATCCCTAAAATACAAAAagatgttagatcatggttgcCCCAAGAAAAgtaaagatggcatgccaaagaaccatgacccaaaaaagggaggggaagaaagagaggggaaaccatgtctcaaaaaaaaagagagagagaaagggatgaTACAAGAGAGAGAATCAATGCcttaaggagtaagccatatccatccatccactcatacacttgcaccttttgattgagattgcatgacttgtttctccatgaatcctctctttgactttacaatatatggaatgcaagtatgccCTATTCTTatcctaccatgagctccacaaAAGCCTTATACATAGTAGGAAAGACTGAAGGCAAATACTGCCCTGGTGAGGATAGTAAAAGTTGAGTGCTTCGATAGAATCATCTTGGGAACTTTGCcacattttcaaaaattttcaaaagaatatctccagatggattgcagagctatgaacaagtaagtactactttgcgcaccattctaactctcaacagcccaagatgaGGAGTCAAccaaaaagccccatgaaggagtaaggtactTGAGCAAAGGTAAGAGAGCCAATGCATTTAAACTTAAAGATGAAcatctttgcttcagactatgacatgtcAGGTAGgtatgagtcaaagtgattttctgatcaacaacctgatttgtcctactttgctcgggacgagcaaaggacagcttgggggatcttgttgacgcgcactaacgatcatttccaggcgtcaacttgatcagaaaatcatgagagtttgcatttcttacacacatctttatccaaataaatccctaaaccacacttcaccttttagaaaatgcaagatgtgtttttgagctaatatgcaggttgcgaGCACattttggcccgacataaaatcacagaaaatatcagagcaccaattcaggctcaaatggaccaagtgtagcccaagaacccagctcaaacaagtcaagacaggccgaGACTAGcttggatcagacaaggaggcccaggacagcctgctggatGAAGCTGGGGTGGTTGGCGCCCCTGGGCCGTTAGCCGACCACTCTGGTCGGCCGACTAGGCCCGTGGGCCCACCGCCTCTGCTTTGCCACATGGAGCTTCACCATTGATCTCTTAGGTCGGTTGCAGTGGTCtcagcccgtggctccctcctataaatacagggGAGCAGAGATAAGAACacgcacacacaccacactcaccTCTCTTTCGCAAGTTCATCTTGTGTAGtctataggcttagtggagtttaggaggaGTCTAGGAGttatcgagtcgccggagttgctcgggagttctggtatgggtcatctctagttctctcttgtaatattcggtcatttgtaatagaattagcttatggttaccgatatctgctcgatgtatgttctgagttatcggatatatgcttcttgatctggttgcgttatcatacgatgcttgcattgcatgatcgccctatgcttgcgatggttaacatattggtcttagaactctatcaactactccggtattcatatgtttgctctattatgatgtctgtccatccgtagggtgggggctccgcacgggatactagagtatcgcttattAGTGtggacatggtgtctagattagctaagtgttgctggatgtcaacctttctcacggtttgtagaggtagtcggcaggtggtgatagccctgttcgagccctagtaattctccacgttcggatttgggggtaggaggtacataaagccgccggggtgtacgggctcctctcgTTGCTTCAATAGCGGTCTCCCGGTTGTGTACTTTAATCTCTaacaatctaaccataagatagcatagatatagctagcctagcatagttgacttgagctctaacttctgccttccTCCCGGCATATAGcatcttcttttattttatttatcttgAGGGTAgtcgtgtgtgtgtcacactacctcctaccatgttatatatcttacccctatttatgcaaaTGAGTATTGAATCTAggtaaagttcatcaactagtctatatctcttcattcaccaccttccctgcggaaatataaatgacaccccggtatactcccgggtaaaatgttATAGCgatattccgtgcgcttgcggatttatttgtggttcatgaaatacctgccacccccacttggcgtctgcgggcgtcatcgctgttccccagtggtgacgttggtaggctcCAACAACACCACAACTCGAGACCGATCGATCTCGATAGAGAGCAAGATCCAGTGGAAGCTATTGAAATTGAAGTGATGAAAAGAAGTTAAAGGTCTCACTTAAATTTGTACGGTAAATTTGTACAAGTTCTTCCCGGCAAGAAGGACTGCATCAGCTTCGATCTTTAGCGAGTTGGTAAGTTCCGAGTCGAATAACGTGAGTAAGCTCAAGGTTGACGGTGCATCGCTTCTT
The nucleotide sequence above comes from Panicum virgatum strain AP13 chromosome 3K, P.virgatum_v5, whole genome shotgun sequence. Encoded proteins:
- the LOC120700936 gene encoding uncharacterized protein LOC120700936 codes for the protein MHGFSTAIKNQLSFNKMIETQLTQVAAAIPPAMENVKAITTRGGKTTQDPPYPKHANRKKASLMAEEPPREEEPEKVHEGKMAPHEFYDTQVLSFPMRAKKPNTNDQFNRFVEVIQQVNINVPLMDAMEVPTYAHYLKDIINNKRPLPTTEVIQLTEACSAAILQQLPEKKKDPGCPTIICSIGAQSFDKALCDLGASVSVMPKAVFDQLNHSVLTPTPMQLQLADSLV